The region GCATGGACCTCCTGCGGGGATGCAAGATCCGCTTCGACCGACAGAAGAACCTCCTGAGGCTCCTTCCGGCCTCGGCCCCCCTGGACCGACTGCTCGACGGGGACCCGTCGGCCTGGTCCTCCTACCCCGCCTACGACGTCCACGGCCAGCTCTTCGTGCCCACCGCCCTCGGCGCCAAGACGGCCATCCTGGGGCTGATGTCCACGGGATGCACCCACGTCCTCGCCGCGGAGGCGGCCCTTCCGGGAACGGGACTTCAGGCCAGCTCGAAAAACGCCTTCAGCCTGGCCCCTTCGTCCTTCTTCGCCATGCCCGACCGCGCGGCGGGGACCCACTACGCCGCCATGGACCGCGTTCGGAAGGGCTCCCTCGGGTGGATGGAGGAGTGCCTTCCACCCGTGGGCAACGTGCGGACGGTTCCCAAGGACGCGAAGGTGGGCTTCGGCCCGGCCATGGGGGTCCTGGCGGACCTCCCCCTGTACCCCGCGACGCTGGGGGCCGAGATTCCCGCTTCCACCGTGGTGGGGAAGAAACTCACGGATTTCTACGCCCTCGCGCTGGACCTGCCCGGAGGGAAGCTTTATATGAAACGAGTGCTCTTCGCGAAGTGAGGCGGCGCGGGGGCCTCAGGGGGTCTGCTCCTGCCCCTCGATCTCGTCCAGGAGGGCCACGGCCCTGCGCAAGTGGGGAATCACGATGGAGCCCCCCACCACGAGGGCCACGTGGAAGGCCTCCATCAGTTCCGCCCGGGAGCAGCCTTCCTCGCGGCACCGGATCACGTGGTAGGCGATGCAGTCGTCGCACCGCAGGACCATGGAGGCCGTCAGCCCCATGAGCTCCTTCGTCCTGGACGGAAGGGCCCCTTCGGCGTAGGCCTGGGTGTCCAGGGCGAAGAAGCGCTGGATCCCCTTGTGGCCTTCGCCGAGGATGCGGGCGTTCATCTTTTCGCGGAATTCCCGGAACTCCGTCAGGCGGCTCATGGCTTCCTCCCCGTCTCCAGGATCTCCACGTCGTAGCCGTCCGGGTCGCACACGAACAGGTACTTGGAGCCCACCTCGGGCCGGGAGGGCCAGTACTCCCACCCGCGCCGCTTCACCTCGGCTTCGACGGGCCCCAGGTCCGGCACGCCGAAAGCCAGGTGGCCGTACTGGTCGCCCAGCGTGTAGTCGGGCCCGTCGTGGTTGAAGGTCAGTTCCACGAAGTAGCGCTCGTCCTCGTCCGACAGAAAGACGAGGGTCGCCTCGTCGGCGATGGCCTTGCGTCGCACTTCGTGGAGGCCGATGAAGCCGCAGTAGAACTCCAGGCTTTTCTCCAGGTCCCGGACCCGGATCATGGTGTGCAGCATTTTCATGGCGGACCTCATAATAATAGGGACAGCCACCTATTTTCGTGGCGATCCCCCTCTCGCGGCGATGCTTTCGGCTATCTCTCCCACGTCTCTCTCCCGCCTCGGACGACCCACGGGAAGACGACGAAGACGCCGTCCCAAAAGGACTTCCGTTTCTGTCAGGAACCGATCGTCCCCTAGGGGGCGTCCCCTGCGCGTGCAACTCCGAATCGCCTCGACTTCCCGATCCGTGGACCTGGAAAGCTCCTTCTTCCAGCTTTGCGCGTTGGTCCATCTCTGCCAGGGTTTCATGTCCAGCCAGGGCGGTGCGGCCTCCAAGCCCACGTGAAACCGCGCACTGGACCAGGGATAGGTCCATGCCCTCTTAACCAGGCCCGCCCTCAGCGGATTTCGTTCCACATACGCAAGAGCTTTGTAAGCGTGGGCCTCATCCATGGCGCACGAAAAAAAACGCCCTTGCCAAAGGTGGCCCGAACGCTTGTGAACACGATTGATCTCTTGGGAGTACCGCCAGTGGGCCCGTCCGACGGCGGAAGCCAAAGCCTCCGCCTGGGGTGGAACCACAATGAGATGGACGTGGTTCGTCATCAGGCAATACCCGAGCAAAGCCAGCCCAGCCTTTTCCGCGTAGAAGGCGATGCAATCCAGGTACAGCTGCCGGTCATCTTCGGTGAAGAACACGTCCTGCTGATTGTTCCCCCGCTGGATCACGTGGTGGACAACTCCCGGCAGGGCGATGCGAGCGAGTCTGGGCATGGCAGAATTGTACAACTTGAAGCGCCCGAAACAAGCCGCCCAGTAATATAGGTGGTTGTCCTGTGGTGTCCAAAATAGTTCTGGGGCGTTTTTTGCGGCTTTCGCCCGGAGCCTCCCTGCAGCGGGCAGGCGAAGCGGAGGGCGAGAGCCAGGCCGCAGGATTGGGCCTTGGGCGAGGAAGGCGAGGCGACCGCACCGGAGGCGTACCTGTGTACGTTGAGGATGCGGGCGCCGAAGCCTGACAAAGCCCAAGGTCCGGGACTTGCGGCCTCCTGAAAAGGGGGTGGGGGGCAACGGCATGGCCGAAAAAGCCGAAGCGGGACGGAGCGCCCGAAGGGCGCGGGGAGGCCATGGACCGGGACGCGCTCGTGCTTGCACGGAAGCGGCCGGTCCAGGCCTCGCAAGCCGCGCCGACGGCGCGGCGCCCGTCGCGCCTTGCTTCGAAGGCAAAAAGGCCATTGATTTTGGACACGCATGGTGGTTATCCCTAATTCAAAATAGGTGGCTGTCCCTATTTAAGTGGCGCCAGGAACCCCGTGCTACACTCGCGGTTCGGAGGCCGTACGGGTGAGGGTTTCTCTGGCGGGTGTCAGGAGGAGGTACGGGGAGCGGGAGGTCCTCAAGGGCGTGGACTGGCAGATCCACGACGGCGAGCGGTGGGCCCTCGTGGGACCCAACGGTTCGGGGAAGACGACCCTCCTGAAGATCCTGGCGGGCCGGGAAGACCACGACGAGGGCGAGGTGGCCCGCGCCCGGGACCTTCGCATCGCCACGGTGCCCCAGGACGACCTGGCGGCGGTGACCCTTTCGGCCCGCCAGTACCTCCTCAAGGCCTTTTCCGACGTGCTCTCGCGGGAGCGGGAGCTCCAGGCCCTCCACGACCGGATGGCCGAGGGGGACGCCTCCCAGGAGACTCTTGACGCGGCCGCCCATCTCCAGGAGTGGCTCCACCACCATGGCGGCTACACCTACGAAACGGACCTGGAGCGCACGCTCCTGGGCCTGGGCTTCTCCCTCGAGGACGCCGACCGCCCGTGCCGCTCCTTCTCGGGCGGCGAGCAGATGCGCCTAAAACTCGGGCGCGCGCTCCTGGACCCCGCCAACCTCCTCCTCCTGGACGAGCCGGGAAACCACCTGGACGACCGTCAGAGGGCCTGGCTGGGGGACTTTCTCCAGACGAGTCCCCGGGCCTTCGTCGTCGTCAGCCACGATCCGGAGATCCTGGAGGGCGCCGTGGACCACGTGGCCCTCCTCTCGGACGGACGCCTCTACACGTT is a window of Acidobacteriota bacterium DNA encoding:
- a CDS encoding carboxymuconolactone decarboxylase family protein, with the translated sequence MSRLTEFREFREKMNARILGEGHKGIQRFFALDTQAYAEGALPSRTKELMGLTASMVLRCDDCIAYHVIRCREEGCSRAELMEAFHVALVVGGSIVIPHLRRAVALLDEIEGQEQTP
- a CDS encoding VOC family protein, with translation MKMLHTMIRVRDLEKSLEFYCGFIGLHEVRRKAIADEATLVFLSDEDERYFVELTFNHDGPDYTLGDQYGHLAFGVPDLGPVEAEVKRRGWEYWPSRPEVGSKYLFVCDPDGYDVEILETGRKP
- a CDS encoding transposase, whose translation is MAFLPSKQGATGAAPSARLARPGPAASVQARARPGPWPPRALRALRPASAFSAMPLPPTPFSGGRKSRTLGFVRLRRPHPQRTQVRLRCGRLAFLAQGPILRPGSRPPLRLPAAGRLRAKAAKNAPELFWTPQDNHLYYWAACFGRFKLYNSAMPRLARIALPGVVHHVIQRGNNQQDVFFTEDDRQLYLDCIAFYAEKAGLALLGYCLMTNHVHLIVVPPQAEALASAVGRAHWRYSQEINRVHKRSGHLWQGRFFSCAMDEAHAYKALAYVERNPLRAGLVKRAWTYPWSSARFHVGLEAAPPWLDMKPWQRWTNAQSWKKELSRSTDREVEAIRSCTRRGRPLGDDRFLTETEVLLGRRLRRLPVGRPRRERDVGEIAESIAARGGSPRK